The proteins below come from a single Pogoniulus pusillus isolate bPogPus1 chromosome 39, bPogPus1.pri, whole genome shotgun sequence genomic window:
- the AMPD1 gene encoding AMP deaminase 1 isoform X2, which yields MSRVKIPGRSENMDEAIRFLAEKVFASEVKDEEVRQEISPFDVEEICPISLQEMRVHMMLQERSTTQEKRKKRLLRSQTIAFAVPGAQKTTTTPTTVEEAISTSPLYQTVPDFQRVQITGDYASGVTIEDFEVACKGLYRALCIREKYLQQSLQRFPRTPSRYLRTIEGEVWRPSDAGPVFTPPVKDGQDPFETESLPEDLGYHIQMKDGVIYIYEDKAAAGRNEPKDLSYPSLENFINDMNFLLALTAQGPVKTYTHRRLKFLLSKFQVHEMLNEMEEMKELKNNPHRDFYNCRKVDTHIHAAACMNQKHLLRFIKKSYYMDADRVVYDAQGTRLTLKQLYQKLNLHPYDLTVDSLDVHAGRQTFHRFDKFNAKYNPVGASELRDLYLKTENAINGEYFATIIKEVGSDLEDAKYQYAEPRLSIYGRSAEEWHKLANWFNMHRVYSPNIKWMIQVPRIYDVFRSKNFLPHFGKMLENIFVPVFEATLNPQAHKELSVFLRHITGFDSVDDESKHSGHMFSTKSPKPEEWTSEKNPSYTYYIYYMYANICVLNNLRRQRGMNTFLFRPHCGEAGAITHLLTAFMTADNISHGLNLKKSPVLQYLYFLAQVPIAMSPLSNNSLFLEYAKSPLPDFHQKGLMVSLSTDDPMQFHFTKEPLMEEYAIAAQVFKLSTCDMCEIARNSVLQCGLSHEDKVKFLGENYLEEGPEGNDIRKTNVAQIRVAYRYETWCYELNLIVEGLKND from the exons ATGTCACGGGTGAAAATTCCAGGTAGGTCTGAAAAC ATGGATGAGGCAATTCGCTTCTTGGCGGAGAAAGTCTTTGCCTCTGAGGTGAAAGATGAGGAGGTCAGGCAAGAGATATCTCCTTTTGATGTGGAAGAGATCTGCCCCATCTCCCTCCAGGAAATGAGGGTGCACATGATGCTTCAGGAGAGATCTACCACACAAGAAAAGCG GAAGAAGCGTCTGCTCCGAAGTCAGACAATTGCTTTTGCGGTCCCGGGGGCTCAGAAGACTACAACCACACCGACCACTGTTGAGGAGGCCATCTCTACCTCCCCCCTGTATCAGACCGTGCCTGACTTCCAGCGGGTGCAGATCACAGGGGATTATGCCTCTGGG GTGACAATAGAAGATTTTGAAGTTGCCTGCAAAGGCCTCTACCGTGCCCTGTGCATCCGGGAGAAGTACCTGCAGCAGTCCCTGCAGAGGTTCCCCAGGACCCCGTCGCGGTACCTGCGCACCATCGAAGGGGAGGTCTGGAGGCCAAGTGATGCTGGCCCAG TGTTCACTCCACCAGTGAAGGATGGACAGGATCCCTTCGAAACTGAGAGTCTCCCAGAGGACCTGGGATACCACATACAAATGAAGGATGGAGTAATTTACATCTATGAAGACAAGGCAGCAGCTGGTAGAAATGAGCCAAAGGATCTGTCCTACCCCAGCCTCGAGAACTTCATCAATGACATGAACTTCCTCTTGGCCCTGACTGCACAGGGGCCTGT TAAGACCTACACTCATCGGCGCCTGAAGTTCCTCTTATCCAAGTTCCAAGTGCATGAAATGCTGAATGAGATGGAGGAGATGAAGGAGCTGAAGAACAACCCCCACCGGGACTTCTACAACTGCCGGAAG GTGGACACACACATccatgctgcagcctgcatGAACCAGAAGCATCTTCTGCGTTTCATCAAGAAATCATACTACATGGACGCCGACCGTGTTGTTTATGATGCCCAGGGCACACGGCTCACCCTGAAACAGCTTTACCAGAAACTCAATCTGCACCCCTATGACCTGACAGTGGATTCCCTGGATGTTCATGCT GGGCGGCAGACGTTTCACCGCTTCGACAAGTTCAATGCCAAGTACAACCCGGTGGGGGCCAGCGAGCTGCGAGACCTCTACCTGAAGACAGAGAACGCCATCAACGGCGAGTACTTTGCTACCATCATCAAG GAGGTTGGCTCCGATCTGGAGGATGCCAAGTACCAGTACGCGGAGCCTCGCCTCTCAATCTATGGGAGGTCAGCTGAGGAGTGGCACAAGCTTGCCAACTGGTTCAACATGCATCGAGTCTATTCCCCCAACATAAAGTGGATGATCCAAGTACCCAGGATTTA TGATGTGTTCAGGTCTAAGAATTTTCTCCCACACTTTGGGAAGATGCTGGAAAACATCTTTGTTCCTGTGTTTGAGGCGACTCTCAACCCTCAAGCTCACAAAGAGCTGAGTGTCTTCCTACGCCAC ATCACTGGCTTCGACAGCGTGGATGATGAATCCAAGCACAGTGGACACATGTTCAGTACTaaaagcccaaagccagaggagTGGACTTCTGAGAAGAACCCATCCTACACTTACTATATATACTATATGTATGCCAACATCTGTGTGCTTAACAACCTACGCAG GCAGCGTGGTATGAACACGTTCCTCTTCCGTCCACACTGCGGGGAAGCTGGGGCCATCACACATCTGCTTACAGCCTTCATGACAGCAGACAACATCTCCCATGGTCTCAACCTCAAGAAG AGCCCGGTGTTGCAGTATCTCTACTTCCTCGCCCAAGTTCCCATTGCTATGTCCCCGCTCAGCAACAACAGCCTCTTCCTGGAGTATGCAAAGAGTCCACTGCCTGACTTCCACCAGAAGGGTCTCATGGTCTCCCTTTCTACAGATGACCCCATGCAGTTTCATTTCACCAAG gagccccTGATGGAGGAGTACGCCATTGCTGCTCAGGTCTTCAAGCTCAGCACCTGCGACATGTGTGAAATTGCCAGGAACAGCGTCCTGCAGTGTGGCCTGTCCCATGAG GATAAAGTCAAGTTCCTGGGTGAAAACTACCTGGAGGAAGGGCCCGAAGGCAACGATATCCGGAAGACGAACGTGGCTCAGATCCGCGTCGCCTACCGCTACGAGACCTGGTGCTACGAGCTCAACCTCATCGTCGAGGGCCTGAAAAACGACTAG
- the NRAS gene encoding GTPase NRas, whose amino-acid sequence MTEYKLVVVGAGGVGKSALTIQLIQNHFVDEYDPTIEDSYRKQVVIDGETCLLDILDTAGQEEYSAMRDQYMRTGEGFLCVFAINNSKSFADINLYREQIKRVKDSDDVPMVLVGNKCDLPTRTVDTKQAQELAKSYGIPFIETSAKTRQGVEDAFYTLVREIRQYRMKKLNSNEDGNQGCMGLSCVVM is encoded by the exons ATGACCGAGTACaagctggtggtggtgggggccGGCGGCGTCGGCAAGAGCGCGCTGACCATCCAGCTCATCCAGAACCACTTCGTGGACGAATACGACCCCACCATCGAG GATTCGTACAGAAAGCAGGTTGTCATCGATGGGGAGACCTGCTTGTTGGACATCCTGGACacggcagggcaggaggagtaCAGTGCCATGCGTGACCAGTACATGAGAACGGGAGAAGGCTTCCTCTGCGTGTTTGCCATTAACAACAGTAAATCGTTTGCTGACATCAACCTTTACAG AGAACAGATCAAGAGAGTGAAAGATTCAGATGATGTGCCAATGGTGCTAGTTGGGAATAAGTGTGATTTGCCCACAAGAACAGTAGACACAAAACAGGCTCAAGAATTAGCTAAAAGCTATGGAATCCCCTTCATAGAGACATCTGCTAAAACAAGACAG GGTGTGGAAGATGCTTTTTACACGCTGGTGCGAGAGATCCGGCAGTACCGGATGAAAAAGCTCAACAGCAACGAAGATGGAAACCAAGGCTGTATGGGACTGTCCTGCGTTGTGATGTGA
- the AMPD1 gene encoding AMP deaminase 1 isoform X1 encodes MDEAIRFLAEKVFASEVKDEEVRQEISPFDVEEICPISLQEMRVHMMLQERSTTQEKRKKRLLRSQTIAFAVPGAQKTTTTPTTVEEAISTSPLYQTVPDFQRVQITGDYASGVTIEDFEVACKGLYRALCIREKYLQQSLQRFPRTPSRYLRTIEGETSRTLGIWLAACTSWCSPFGPVFTPPVKDGQDPFETESLPEDLGYHIQMKDGVIYIYEDKAAAGRNEPKDLSYPSLENFINDMNFLLALTAQGPVKTYTHRRLKFLLSKFQVHEMLNEMEEMKELKNNPHRDFYNCRKVDTHIHAAACMNQKHLLRFIKKSYYMDADRVVYDAQGTRLTLKQLYQKLNLHPYDLTVDSLDVHAGRQTFHRFDKFNAKYNPVGASELRDLYLKTENAINGEYFATIIKEVGSDLEDAKYQYAEPRLSIYGRSAEEWHKLANWFNMHRVYSPNIKWMIQVPRIYDVFRSKNFLPHFGKMLENIFVPVFEATLNPQAHKELSVFLRHITGFDSVDDESKHSGHMFSTKSPKPEEWTSEKNPSYTYYIYYMYANICVLNNLRRQRGMNTFLFRPHCGEAGAITHLLTAFMTADNISHGLNLKKSPVLQYLYFLAQVPIAMSPLSNNSLFLEYAKSPLPDFHQKGLMVSLSTDDPMQFHFTKEPLMEEYAIAAQVFKLSTCDMCEIARNSVLQCGLSHEDKVKFLGENYLEEGPEGNDIRKTNVAQIRVAYRYETWCYELNLIVEGLKND; translated from the exons ATGGATGAGGCAATTCGCTTCTTGGCGGAGAAAGTCTTTGCCTCTGAGGTGAAAGATGAGGAGGTCAGGCAAGAGATATCTCCTTTTGATGTGGAAGAGATCTGCCCCATCTCCCTCCAGGAAATGAGGGTGCACATGATGCTTCAGGAGAGATCTACCACACAAGAAAAGCG GAAGAAGCGTCTGCTCCGAAGTCAGACAATTGCTTTTGCGGTCCCGGGGGCTCAGAAGACTACAACCACACCGACCACTGTTGAGGAGGCCATCTCTACCTCCCCCCTGTATCAGACCGTGCCTGACTTCCAGCGGGTGCAGATCACAGGGGATTATGCCTCTGGG GTGACAATAGAAGATTTTGAAGTTGCCTGCAAAGGCCTCTACCGTGCCCTGTGCATCCGGGAGAAGTACCTGCAGCAGTCCCTGCAGAGGTTCCCCAGGACCCCGTCGCGGTACCTGCGCACCATCGAAGGGGAG ACGAGCAGGACTCTGGGGATTTGGCTGGCAGCCTGTACCTCATGGTGCTCTCCTTTTGGCCCAGTGTTCACTCCACCAGTGAAGGATGGACAGGATCCCTTCGAAACTGAGAGTCTCCCAGAGGACCTGGGATACCACATACAAATGAAGGATGGAGTAATTTACATCTATGAAGACAAGGCAGCAGCTGGTAGAAATGAGCCAAAGGATCTGTCCTACCCCAGCCTCGAGAACTTCATCAATGACATGAACTTCCTCTTGGCCCTGACTGCACAGGGGCCTGT TAAGACCTACACTCATCGGCGCCTGAAGTTCCTCTTATCCAAGTTCCAAGTGCATGAAATGCTGAATGAGATGGAGGAGATGAAGGAGCTGAAGAACAACCCCCACCGGGACTTCTACAACTGCCGGAAG GTGGACACACACATccatgctgcagcctgcatGAACCAGAAGCATCTTCTGCGTTTCATCAAGAAATCATACTACATGGACGCCGACCGTGTTGTTTATGATGCCCAGGGCACACGGCTCACCCTGAAACAGCTTTACCAGAAACTCAATCTGCACCCCTATGACCTGACAGTGGATTCCCTGGATGTTCATGCT GGGCGGCAGACGTTTCACCGCTTCGACAAGTTCAATGCCAAGTACAACCCGGTGGGGGCCAGCGAGCTGCGAGACCTCTACCTGAAGACAGAGAACGCCATCAACGGCGAGTACTTTGCTACCATCATCAAG GAGGTTGGCTCCGATCTGGAGGATGCCAAGTACCAGTACGCGGAGCCTCGCCTCTCAATCTATGGGAGGTCAGCTGAGGAGTGGCACAAGCTTGCCAACTGGTTCAACATGCATCGAGTCTATTCCCCCAACATAAAGTGGATGATCCAAGTACCCAGGATTTA TGATGTGTTCAGGTCTAAGAATTTTCTCCCACACTTTGGGAAGATGCTGGAAAACATCTTTGTTCCTGTGTTTGAGGCGACTCTCAACCCTCAAGCTCACAAAGAGCTGAGTGTCTTCCTACGCCAC ATCACTGGCTTCGACAGCGTGGATGATGAATCCAAGCACAGTGGACACATGTTCAGTACTaaaagcccaaagccagaggagTGGACTTCTGAGAAGAACCCATCCTACACTTACTATATATACTATATGTATGCCAACATCTGTGTGCTTAACAACCTACGCAG GCAGCGTGGTATGAACACGTTCCTCTTCCGTCCACACTGCGGGGAAGCTGGGGCCATCACACATCTGCTTACAGCCTTCATGACAGCAGACAACATCTCCCATGGTCTCAACCTCAAGAAG AGCCCGGTGTTGCAGTATCTCTACTTCCTCGCCCAAGTTCCCATTGCTATGTCCCCGCTCAGCAACAACAGCCTCTTCCTGGAGTATGCAAAGAGTCCACTGCCTGACTTCCACCAGAAGGGTCTCATGGTCTCCCTTTCTACAGATGACCCCATGCAGTTTCATTTCACCAAG gagccccTGATGGAGGAGTACGCCATTGCTGCTCAGGTCTTCAAGCTCAGCACCTGCGACATGTGTGAAATTGCCAGGAACAGCGTCCTGCAGTGTGGCCTGTCCCATGAG GATAAAGTCAAGTTCCTGGGTGAAAACTACCTGGAGGAAGGGCCCGAAGGCAACGATATCCGGAAGACGAACGTGGCTCAGATCCGCGTCGCCTACCGCTACGAGACCTGGTGCTACGAGCTCAACCTCATCGTCGAGGGCCTGAAAAACGACTAG
- the DENND2C gene encoding DENN domain-containing protein 2C isoform X2 — MPALCMQDKAGDGVVVSTLALAMHSSGSVDSSFSRLAVQTLSRSHCRNIKQKISQWEGRTRGCPSKEKQQLKDFGVKYDPSCDILPKVKPEHTEKGRKTGSKDPKSLGLDFREDAWSYLQTDESGDLKPCACSVASQAKEKGGQHAGFLDPGTMSPLENSYTSQALWNGVDSLVPGKAAPIPLGLRRKQVSCSSTERELTGADCLCRAERSLKNIYSEAEGQEKKSAAVPPPKPQRTFHYLAEKGAGSCSNGSATRGAPLQKQHGGNLVSSSNSPEKKIAIRRIRGRTQRKSFEFEDIQGFRKRMAATNSHRLPEETNDTTGSRLVYTQSEDNIYEDIICPARESPYEDIGVLPLWKVPSVWKLPPPRGVSRAPKPPPKLPFLSRKTLDVKPSQTSFQGKVKETSLPVTLTEWKLFRAVEAASRRKNLPWLVLKIQEIFDSKRGKKRLKLLSPAGREAPPVKGETSGNESDTEKQPKSRHKCLLQVQSASKRNPHYQTLERDLIELQEQQLFELFVVVSLHKKASDMTYTPQIIQQFPSKPEHPFKQSKDMEERLKVIPKFCFPDPKDWFPASDLKSETFSFVLTGEDGSRWFGYCKKLLPEGKGKRLPEVYCIVSRLGCFNLFSKILDEVEKRREMSPALVHPFMRSVMEAPFPAPGRTIAVRSFLPGAGDEVMELCRPLDSRLEHVDFECLLQCLSVSHTVRVFASLLLERRVIFVADNLSTLSKCGHAAVATLYPFTWQHTYVPVLPASMIDIVCSPTPFLIGILSCSLPQLRDLPIEEVLIVDLCADKFLQERREQASLLQD, encoded by the exons ATGCCAGCCCTATGTATGCAGGACAAGGCTGGAGATGGGGTGGTTGTAAGCACATTGGCACTTGCCATGCACTCGTCAGGCTCAGTGGACAGCAGCTTCTCGCGCTTGGCAGTGCAGACCCTGTCCCGGAGCCACTGCCGCAACATCAAACAGAAGATCTCCCAGTGGGAGGGGAGGACACGAGGGTGCCCCAGCAAGGagaaacagcagctgaaggacttTGGAGTAAAGTATGATCCCAGCTGTGATATTCTACCTAAAGTGAAGCCAGAAcatacagagaagggcagaaagaCTGGATCCAAAGATCCAAAGAGCCTGGGCTTGGACTTCAGGGAAGATGCATGGAGCTACTTGCAGACTGATGAGAGTGGAGACCTTAAGCCCTGTGCATGCAGCGTAGCTTCCCAAGCCAAGGAGAAAGGAGGACAGCATGCAGGCTTCCTGGATCCAGGGACAATGTCGCCCCTAGAGAACTCCTATACCTCACAGGCTCTATGGAATGGAGTAGATTCCCTTGTGCCTGGCAAAGCTGCACCAATTCCCTTGGGTCTTCGGAGGAAGCAAGTGAGCTGTAGCTCCACGGAAAGAGAACTTACAGGAGCTGACTgtctctgcagggcagagagaagCTTGAAGAACATTTACTCTGAGGCTGAGGGGCAAGAGAAGAAGTCAGCTGCTGTTCCACCACCCAAGCCCCAAAGGACTTTCCACTACCTTGCAGAAAAGGGTGCTGGTAGCTGTAGCAATGGCAGTGCCACCAGGGGAGCTCCcctgcaaaagcagcatggaGGAAACTTGGTGTCATCCTCCAACAGCCCTGAGAAGAAAATAGCCATCAGGAGGATCAGAGGGAGAACCCAGAG GAAATCTTTTGAGTTTGAGGACATCCAAGGCTTCCGCAAGCGTATGGCAGCCACCAACTCCCACAGGCTTCCAGAAGAGACAAATGACACTACAGGATCCAGGCTTGTCTACACACAGTCAGAAGACAACATCTACGAGGACATTATCT gtcctgccagagagagcCCCTATGAAGATATCGGAGTGCTGCCCTTGTGGAAGGTGCCATCAGTCTGGAAGCTACCACCCCCCCGGGGAGTCAGCAGGGCTCCAAAG CCTCCCCCAAAACTCCCCTTCCTGAGTCGCAAGACTCTTGATGTAAAGCCCTCACAGACAAGTTTCcaagggaaggtgaaggagacAAGCTTGCCTGTCACACTGACTGAGTGGAAGCTGTTCCGAGCTGTAGAGGCTGCTAGCAGGAGAAAGAACTTGCCCTGG CTGGTACTGAAAATACAGGAGATCTTTGATTCTAAGCGTGGAAAGAAGCGGCTGAAGTTGCTCAGTCCAGCTGGGAGAGAAGCACCTCCTGTGAAAG GTGAAACCAGTGGGAATGAAAGTGATACAGAGAAGCAGCCAAAAA gTCGACACAAGTGCCTGCTGCAGGTGCAGTCAGCCTCCAAGAGGAACCCACACTACCAGACCTTGGAGAGGGATTTGATAGAGCTTCAGGAGCAGCAACTGTTTGAGCTGTTTGTGGTGGTGTCGCTGCACAAGAAGGCATCTGACATGACATACACACCACAGATCATACAGCAGTTTCCCAGCAAG cctgaacaccCCTTCAAACAGTCAAAGGATATGGAAGAGAGGCTAAAGGTCATTCCCAAATTCTGCTTTCCAGATCCCAAAGACTGGTTTCCTGCATCAGACCTTAAAAg TGAAACGTTTTCTTTTGTGTTGACTGGTGAGGATGGCAGCCGCTGGTTTGGGTACTGCAAGAAGCTCCTG ccagaagggaaagggaagcgcCTTCCTGAGGTGTACTGCATCGTGAGCCGCCTGGGCTGCTTCAACCTCTTCTCCAAG ATTTTAGATgaagtggagaagaggagagagatgtccccagccctggtgcACCCCTTCATGCGCAGCGTGATGGAGGCACCTTTCCCTGCACCTGGACGCACCATTGCTGTGAGGAGcttcctgccaggagcaggagatGAG GTGATGGAACTCTGCCGTCCGCTGGACTCTCGGCTGGAGCACGTTGACTTCGAatgcctgttgcagtgtctaaGTGTCTCTCACACAGTTCGGGTCTTTGCCTCTCTCCTGTTGGAAAGGAGGGTCATCTTTGTAGCTGACAACTTAAG CACTCTGTCTAAGTGTGGGCACGCCGCAGTTGCAACGCTTTATCCCTTCACTTGGCAGCACACCTACGTACCAGTCCTGCCAGCTTCTATGATTGACATTGTGTGCTCTCCAACTCCATTCCTAATTGGCATTCTCTCCTGCTCATTACCACAGCTCCGGGACCTGCCCATAGAAGAG GTTCTGATTGTTGATCTTTGTGCTGACAAGTTCTTGCAAGAG AGGAGGGAACAGGCATCCTTGTTGCAGGAT